A single region of the Sphaeramia orbicularis chromosome 6, fSphaOr1.1, whole genome shotgun sequence genome encodes:
- the znf710a gene encoding zinc finger protein 710a isoform X1, with translation MRSLKHLKHHSRNNVEEESGRLVPNYPKMTEGQVDVGTQTEPVVVLSLAQAAVLGLISQNEIFGATIAPNGFYTGEPRECPHPPQEAMEYEYADQLIGANGDYLAEPAGEPDPQPHCSERRRPGPRGRTKKPKSETELEGHPHKVPSPQAQVKGERLESDSPPSCIHMNSRRSPGKSEEPVTQQGSLKEEQACGNCLSCVRDTARPQQDGQPEQEQEDSNGRERERKEEELVVEEEEEEEEALNLKTSGDNGSPLENRYYESNDVPYESADMAMPGEYEENGQAMLWSDPEGLARRMQIDRLDINVQIDESYCVDVGEGLKRWKCRMCEKSYTSKYNLVTHILGHNGIKPHECLHCGKLFKQPSHLQTHLLTHQGTRPHKCTVCEKAFTQTSHLKRHMLQHTDVKPYSCRFCGRGFAYPSELRTHENKHENGQCHVCTQCGMEFPTYAHLKRHLTSHQGPTTYQCTECHKSFAYRSQLQNHLMKHQNVRPYVCPECGMEFVQIHHLRQHALTHKVLAAHAIALKGMKEFKCDVCSREFTLSANLKRHMLIHASVRPFQCHVCFKTFVQKQTLKTHMIVHLPVKPFKCKVCGKSFNRMYNLLGHMHLHAGSKPFKCPYCTSKFNLKGNLSRHMKVKHGIMDSTIDGQEPPQETESQEDYEEESFEFSERENRANNNNTPDIAKLSQMEYYSTYGKGAGRFSTA, from the exons ATGAGATCCCTGAAACACCTCAAACATCACTCCAGGAACAATGTG GAGGAGGAGAGTGGCCGCCTGGTGCCGAACTACCCTAAGATGACAGAAGGCCAAGTGGATGTGGGCACACAGACAGAGCCCGTGGTGGTTCTGTCTCTAGCTCAGGCAGCTGTTCTTGGTCTCATCTCACAGAATGAAATCTTTGGGGCCACCATTGCTCCTAATGGCTTTTACACAGGAGAACCCAGAGAGTGCCCTCATCCTCCACAGGAGGCAATGGAATATGAGTATGCTGACCAACTGATTGGAGCCAACGGGGACTACCTGGCTGAGCCTGCTGGTGAACCAGACCCCCAACCCCACTGCAGCGAGAGAAGACGGCCTGGACCCCGAGGGAGGACAAAGAAGCCCAAGAGTGAGACAGAATTAGAGGGTCATCCACACAAAGTACCAAGCCCACAGGCTCAGGTTAAAGGTGAAAGGCTAGAGTCTGACAGTCCTCCGTCCTGCATTCACATGAACAGCAGGCGTAGCCCTGGTAAATCAGAGGAGCCAGTCACCCAACAAGGCTCTCTGAAAGAGGAGCAGGCCTGTGGAAACTGTCTCTCATGTGTGAGAGATACAGCTAGGCCACAACAAGACGGACAGCCAGAACAGGAACAAGAAGACAGCAAcggcagagaaagagagaggaaggaAGAAGAGTTGGTGgttgaggaagaagaagaagaggaagaggcccTAAATCTCAAGACTAGTGGAGACAATGGCAGTCCTCTGGAGAACCGCTATTATGAATCCAATGACGTGCCCTATGAGTCTGCTGATATGGCAATGCCAGGAGAATATGAAGAGAATGGCCAGGCCATGCTGTGGTCAGACCCAGAGGGCCTTGCCAGACGAATGCAGATTGACCGGCTGGACATCAATGTCCAGATTGATGAGTCATACTGTGTAGACGTGGGAGAGGGTTTGAAACGCTGGAAGTGCCGCATGTGTGAGAAGTCATACACTTCAAAATATAACCTTGTCACTCATATCCTGGGCCATAATGGAATTAAACCCCATGAATGTCTACACTGTGGAAAGCTCTTCAAGCAGCCGAGCCACCTGCAGACTCACCTGCTCACCCACCAGGGAACCCGACCTCACAAGTGCACCGTTTGTGAGAAGGCCTTCACGCAGACCAGCCACCTGAAGAGGCACATGCTGCAGCACACGGACGTCAAGCCCTACAGCTGTCGCTTTTGTGGCCGTGGCTTTGCTTACCCAAGTGAGCTGAGAACCCATGAGAACAAACACGAGAATGGCCAGTGCCATGTCTGCACCCAGTGTGGCATGGAGTTCCCAACCTACGCACACCTGAAGCGCCACCTGACCAGCCATCAGGGCCCGACCACATACCAGTGCACAGAGTGCCACAAGTCCTTTGCTTACCGCAGCCAGCTGCAGAACCACTTGATGAAGCACCAGAATGTCCGGCCCTACGTTTGTCCTGAGTGCGGCATGGAGTTTGTCCAGATCCACCATCTTCGGCAACACGCTCTCACTCACAAGGTACTGGCAGCGCACGCCATCGCACTCAAG GGTATGAAAGAATTCAAGTGTGACGTCTGTTCCAGAGAGTTCACGCTGTCTGCCAACCTGAAGAGACACATGTTGATCCATGCCAGTGTGAGGCCCTTCCAATGCCACGTCTGCTTCAAGACCTTTGTCCAAAAGCAGACTCTTAAAACGCACATGATTGTCCACTTGCCGGTCAAACCGTTCAAATGCAAG GTCTGTGGAAAGTCGTTCAATAGAATGTACAACCTCCTCGGCCACATGCATCTTCACGCCGGCAGCAAGCCCTTCAAGTGCCCTTACTGCACCAGCAAGTTCAACCTGAAGGGCAACCTCAGCCGACACATGAAGGTCAAGCACGGCATCATGGACTCCACAATAGACGGACAAG AACCCCCCCAAGAAACAGAGAGCCAGGAGGACTATGAAGAGGAGAGCTTTGAGTTCAGTGAGCGAGAAAATCGggctaacaacaacaacacaccagACATTGCTAAACTATCTCAAATGGAGTATTACAGCACCTATGGGAAAGGAGCAGGGCGCTTCAGCActgcctga
- the idh2 gene encoding isocitrate dehydrogenase [NADP], mitochondrial, translating to MAGYLKVLSSLSRSAGVALSRNPAVLAPAANCQNLQQRNYADKRIKVAQPVVEMDGDEMTRIIWEFIKEKLILTNVDVDLKYYDLGLPYRDQTDDQVTIDSALATKKYNVAVKCATITPDEARVEEFGLKKMWKSPNGTIRNILGGTVFREPIICKNIPRLVPGWTQPITIGRHAFGDQYRATDFVVDQPGKFKIIFSPADGSAGKEWEVYDFPAGGCGMGMYNTDESITGFAHSCFQYAIGKGWPLYMSTKNTILKAYDGRFKDIFQDIFEKHYKPEFDKLKIWYEHRLIDDMVAQVLKSSGAFVWACKNYDGDVQSDILAQGFGSLGLMTSVLVCPDGKTIEAEAAHGTVTRHYREHQKGRPTSTNPIASIFAWTRGLEHRGKLDGNPDLIKFSQTLERVCVETVESGTMTKDLAGCIHGLSNVKLNEHYVNTTDFLDAIKTNLDKALGK from the exons ATGGCTGGATATCTGAAAGTCCTCAGCTCTCTTTCGAGGTCAGCCGGCGTTGCTTTGTCCAGGAACCCGGCGGTACTGGCTCCGGCTGCGAACTGCCAGAATTTACAACAAAGAAACT ATGCCGACAAGCGCATCAAAGTTGCCCAGCCGGTGGTGGAGATGGACGGAGATGAGATGACCCGCATCATCTGGGAGTTCATCAAAGAAAAG CTCATCCTGACCAACGTTGATGTTGATCTCAAGTATTATGACCTGGGTCTGCCATACCGTGACCAGACCGACGACCAGGTCACCATCGACTCTGCCCTTGCTACAAAGAAGTACAATGTTGCGGTTAAATGCGCCACCATCACTCCAGACGAAGCCAGAGTGGAAG agTTTGGCCTGAAGAAAATGTGGAAGAGTCCCAATGGAACCATCAGGAACATCCTTGGTGGCACTGTCTTCCGTGAGCCAATCATCTGCAAGAACATTCCCAGGCTTGTTCCAGGCTGGACACAGCCAATCACCATTGGCAGACATGCCTTCGGTGATCAG tacAGAGCAACAGACTTTGTTGTGGACCAGCCGGGCAAATTCAAGATCATCTTTTCACCTGCTGATGGTAGCGCAGGAAAGGAATGGGAAGTCTATGACTTTCCTGCTGGTGGTTGTGGAATGGGCATGTACAATACAGATGAG TCTATTACAGGCTTTGCACACAGCTGCTTCCAGTACGCCATTGGCAAGGGTTGGCCACTTTACATGAGCACAAAGAACACCATTCTTAAAGCCTATGACGGCAGATTTAAAGACATCTTCCAGGACATCTTTGAGAA GCACTACAAGCCAGAATTTGACAAACTCAAGATCTGGTATGAGCACAGACTTATCGACGACATGGTTGCCCAAGTGCTGAAGTCGTCTGGAGCCTTTGTGTGGGCTTGTAAGAACTATGACGGAGATGTCCAGTCTGATATTCTTGCACAGG GTTTCGGTTCTCTGGGACTGATGACGTCAGTTCTTGTGTGCCCTGATGGCAAGACTATTGAGGCTGAGGCTGCCCACGGCACCGTGACCAGGCACTATCGCGAGCACCAGAAG GGAAGGCCAACCAGCACTAACCCTATTGCAAGCATTTTTGCCTGGACCAGAGGCCTGGAGCATCGTGGAAAACTTGATGGCAACCCCGACCTTATCAA GTTCTCCCAGACTCTGGAGAGGGTGTGCGTCGAGACTGTTGAGAGCGGCACAATGACCAAGGACCTTGCTGGCTGCATCCACGGCCTGTCCAA TGTCAAGCTGAACGAGCACTACGTCAATACTACAGACTTCCTTGACGCCATCAAGACAAATCTGGATAAAGCCCTCGGCAAGTGA
- the znf710a gene encoding zinc finger protein 710a isoform X2 — MRSLKHLKHHSRNNVEEESGRLVPNYPKMTEGQVDVGTQTEPVVVLSLAQAAVLGLISQNEIFGATIAPNGFYTGEPRECPHPPQEAMEYEYADQLIGANGDYLAEPAGEPDPQPHCSERRRPGPRGRTKKPKSETELEGHPHKVPSPQAQVKGERLESDSPPSCIHMNSRRSPGKSEEPVTQQGSLKEEQACGNCLSCVRDTARPQQDGQPEQEQEDSNGRERERKEEELVVEEEEEEEEALNLKTSGDNGSPLENRYYESNDVPYESADMAMPGEYEENGQAMLWSDPEGLARRMQIDRLDINVQIDESYCVDVGEGLKRWKCRMCEKSYTSKYNLVTHILGHNGIKPHECLHCGKLFKQPSHLQTHLLTHQGTRPHKCTVCEKAFTQTSHLKRHMLQHTDVKPYSCRFCGRGFAYPSELRTHENKHENGQCHVCTQCGMEFPTYAHLKRHLTSHQGPTTYQCTECHKSFAYRSQLQNHLMKHQNVRPYVCPECGMEFVQIHHLRQHALTHKGMKEFKCDVCSREFTLSANLKRHMLIHASVRPFQCHVCFKTFVQKQTLKTHMIVHLPVKPFKCKVCGKSFNRMYNLLGHMHLHAGSKPFKCPYCTSKFNLKGNLSRHMKVKHGIMDSTIDGQEPPQETESQEDYEEESFEFSERENRANNNNTPDIAKLSQMEYYSTYGKGAGRFSTA, encoded by the exons ATGAGATCCCTGAAACACCTCAAACATCACTCCAGGAACAATGTG GAGGAGGAGAGTGGCCGCCTGGTGCCGAACTACCCTAAGATGACAGAAGGCCAAGTGGATGTGGGCACACAGACAGAGCCCGTGGTGGTTCTGTCTCTAGCTCAGGCAGCTGTTCTTGGTCTCATCTCACAGAATGAAATCTTTGGGGCCACCATTGCTCCTAATGGCTTTTACACAGGAGAACCCAGAGAGTGCCCTCATCCTCCACAGGAGGCAATGGAATATGAGTATGCTGACCAACTGATTGGAGCCAACGGGGACTACCTGGCTGAGCCTGCTGGTGAACCAGACCCCCAACCCCACTGCAGCGAGAGAAGACGGCCTGGACCCCGAGGGAGGACAAAGAAGCCCAAGAGTGAGACAGAATTAGAGGGTCATCCACACAAAGTACCAAGCCCACAGGCTCAGGTTAAAGGTGAAAGGCTAGAGTCTGACAGTCCTCCGTCCTGCATTCACATGAACAGCAGGCGTAGCCCTGGTAAATCAGAGGAGCCAGTCACCCAACAAGGCTCTCTGAAAGAGGAGCAGGCCTGTGGAAACTGTCTCTCATGTGTGAGAGATACAGCTAGGCCACAACAAGACGGACAGCCAGAACAGGAACAAGAAGACAGCAAcggcagagaaagagagaggaaggaAGAAGAGTTGGTGgttgaggaagaagaagaagaggaagaggcccTAAATCTCAAGACTAGTGGAGACAATGGCAGTCCTCTGGAGAACCGCTATTATGAATCCAATGACGTGCCCTATGAGTCTGCTGATATGGCAATGCCAGGAGAATATGAAGAGAATGGCCAGGCCATGCTGTGGTCAGACCCAGAGGGCCTTGCCAGACGAATGCAGATTGACCGGCTGGACATCAATGTCCAGATTGATGAGTCATACTGTGTAGACGTGGGAGAGGGTTTGAAACGCTGGAAGTGCCGCATGTGTGAGAAGTCATACACTTCAAAATATAACCTTGTCACTCATATCCTGGGCCATAATGGAATTAAACCCCATGAATGTCTACACTGTGGAAAGCTCTTCAAGCAGCCGAGCCACCTGCAGACTCACCTGCTCACCCACCAGGGAACCCGACCTCACAAGTGCACCGTTTGTGAGAAGGCCTTCACGCAGACCAGCCACCTGAAGAGGCACATGCTGCAGCACACGGACGTCAAGCCCTACAGCTGTCGCTTTTGTGGCCGTGGCTTTGCTTACCCAAGTGAGCTGAGAACCCATGAGAACAAACACGAGAATGGCCAGTGCCATGTCTGCACCCAGTGTGGCATGGAGTTCCCAACCTACGCACACCTGAAGCGCCACCTGACCAGCCATCAGGGCCCGACCACATACCAGTGCACAGAGTGCCACAAGTCCTTTGCTTACCGCAGCCAGCTGCAGAACCACTTGATGAAGCACCAGAATGTCCGGCCCTACGTTTGTCCTGAGTGCGGCATGGAGTTTGTCCAGATCCACCATCTTCGGCAACACGCTCTCACTCACAAG GGTATGAAAGAATTCAAGTGTGACGTCTGTTCCAGAGAGTTCACGCTGTCTGCCAACCTGAAGAGACACATGTTGATCCATGCCAGTGTGAGGCCCTTCCAATGCCACGTCTGCTTCAAGACCTTTGTCCAAAAGCAGACTCTTAAAACGCACATGATTGTCCACTTGCCGGTCAAACCGTTCAAATGCAAG GTCTGTGGAAAGTCGTTCAATAGAATGTACAACCTCCTCGGCCACATGCATCTTCACGCCGGCAGCAAGCCCTTCAAGTGCCCTTACTGCACCAGCAAGTTCAACCTGAAGGGCAACCTCAGCCGACACATGAAGGTCAAGCACGGCATCATGGACTCCACAATAGACGGACAAG AACCCCCCCAAGAAACAGAGAGCCAGGAGGACTATGAAGAGGAGAGCTTTGAGTTCAGTGAGCGAGAAAATCGggctaacaacaacaacacaccagACATTGCTAAACTATCTCAAATGGAGTATTACAGCACCTATGGGAAAGGAGCAGGGCGCTTCAGCActgcctga